Proteins encoded by one window of Synechococcus sp. WH 7805:
- a CDS encoding cofactor assembly of complex C subunit B, which yields MPSPQISTLLLTLLLGIGLIFFLRAASKDRTTIVEVHSPRPPLEVLEGLDQWLKQRGWNRHGGDADRCLLEYRGRVESSSALALLLSVLGTVGAGSLGLVIRQVNAGLGWWPLLIASLGPLAGWVYTRRARREEGLQIRLVETEATEGSTLRLQAHRDELIALELALAGPLQLASDGALLSSPI from the coding sequence ATGCCCTCGCCTCAGATCTCCACCCTGCTCCTCACCCTCCTGCTGGGGATCGGCCTGATCTTTTTCCTCCGAGCCGCCAGCAAAGACCGAACCACGATTGTGGAGGTGCATTCACCCCGTCCACCACTGGAAGTTCTGGAGGGTCTTGATCAGTGGCTCAAGCAACGGGGATGGAATCGCCATGGGGGTGATGCCGACCGCTGCCTGCTCGAATACCGAGGCCGCGTCGAGAGCAGTTCTGCGCTCGCGCTTCTGTTATCCGTTCTCGGCACGGTTGGAGCTGGCAGCCTGGGCCTCGTGATCCGCCAAGTGAACGCTGGGCTGGGCTGGTGGCCCTTGTTGATCGCCAGCCTCGGCCCCTTAGCGGGATGGGTCTACACCCGGAGAGCCCGGCGCGAGGAGGGCCTTCAAATCCGTCTTGTCGAAACCGAAGCAACGGAAGGCAGCACCCTGCGGCTGCAAGCCCATCGCGATGAACTGATCGCCCTTGAGCTCGCCCTAGCAGGCCCACTGCAACTGGCCAGTGATGGTGCGTTGCTCTCGTCTCCAATCTGA